In Devosia litorisediminis, the genomic stretch CGGACAGCTATGTCGCCATCATCGACAAAGCCACCGGTCGCGCCGTCGGCCAGCACGCCTGGATGCGTATCTTTCCCGATCATGCCTCCATCGAGATTGGCGGGGTCTACTGGGGCCTGCCCATGGCGCGCACCCCCCTGGCGACCGAGGCCTTCTATCTGTTTGCGCGCCATGCCTTTGATGATCTGGGCTATCGCCGCTTTGAGTGGAAGTGCAACAACCGCAATGAGCCCTCAAAGGCCGCGGCCCTGCGCTTCGGCTTTCAGTTTGAAGGGGTTTTTCGCCAGGACCGCATCGTCAAGGGCGAGAGCCGCGACACCGCCTGGTATTCGATCATCGACAGCGAGTGGCCGGCCCTGCGCGCCGAATATGAGCGCTGGCTCAGCCCGGACAATTTCGACGCGGACGGCATGCAGAAGAGCAGACTGGCAACGCGCTAGCGCTCAGCCCGCCGTGCCGGTGGCCGGCAGGGTCTCGGGTTCGGCATAGAACAGCGCGCTGACCGACTCGCCGCTATTGATGCGCCTTATGGCCTCGGCAAAGGCCGGGGCGACCGAGAGCACCGTCAGCTTGGGCAGACGCTTGCCGAGCGGGATCGGCACGGTGCTGGTGCAGACGATTTCGACAATATCGGCTTCGGCGGCCAGCTTTTCGATGCTGGTGCCGGCAAAGATGCCATGGGTGGTGGCCACGCGCACCGAGCGCGCGCCATGCGCCCGCAAGTGCTGCAGCAGCTCAAGGATCGAGCCGCCACTGGCAATTTCATCGTCCAGCACGATCACGTCCCGATTGCGCACCTCGCCGATCAGCGTGGTGATGCGTACCGTGGTGTCATCAATGCGCTCCTTGGCGGCAGCGGCCACGGGCAGGCCCAGACGCTTGGCAAAGGCAGCGGCATTCTTGGCATTGCCCAGATCGGGCGACACCACCACCGCATGGCTGAGATCGTACGCCTGGAAATGGGTCGCCAGCTCATCAAGCGCATGCAGCTGGTCAACCGGCACGCTGAAAAACCCATGCACCTGCGGCGAATGCAGCGCCATGGTCAGCACGCGATTGGCGCCCGCCGTGGCCAGCAAATCGGCCACCAGACGGCCACCCAGCGAGATGCGCGGCGCGTCTTTCTTGTCCGAGCGGGCATAGGAAAAATAGGGGATGACAGCGGTGATGCGCGCCGCAGAGGCGCCGCGGGCCGCATCGAGCATGAGCAGCAGCTCCATCAGATTGTCCTGCACCGGCGCGCTGAACGGCTGGATGATGAACACATCCTGCTCGCGACAATTGGCCTGCAGCTGCACTTCCAGACAATCATTGGAAAAGCGCTTGAGCCGGGTCGGCTGCAAGGGGACGCCGAGATGGGCGCAGATTTGCTGGGCAAGTTCGGGATGGGCGCTGCCGCTGAAAACCGCTAGTTCGCTCATGGCACAACCCTCGTTCCCGATAGGGGGCGATTAGGCCATTTGGGCGTTACAATCAACTGCCCATGGACCTGCCGCAGGCGCGCAGGCGCCTATTGCGCCTTGACCTGCCGCAGTACGGCATCCTTGAGCCGCGCCAGATCCGCCTCGCGGCTCAGGCGGTGATCGCCATCGGGGATCAGTGTCAGGGTCACCGGATCATGCAGCAGATGGGTCACCAGCTTGATGGCGTGCGACTGCGGCACATCGGGGTCTTGCCCGCCCTGCAGGATGGTCACCGGACAGCCGGTCTCGATGACGCTGCCAAACAGCAAGTGCTGCTCGCCATCATCAATCAGCGCCTTGGTGATGCGATAGGGTTGCTCCGAATACTGGCTGGGCTGATCAACAAAGCCATTGGCCTGCATGGCCTGATGCTCTTCGAGCGTAAATTCGGGCATCATCAGTTCATGGGTCATGTCGGGGGCCGGTGCGATCAGCACCAGACCATGAGCCGGCGTGCCCGCCTTGAGCAGGGTCCGCGCCAGCAGCAGGGCGATCCAGCCGCCCATGGACGAGCCGACAATGATCTGGGGGCCATTGGTAGTGCCATAGACCGCCACGGCCTCTTCGAGCCAGCGGCTGATGGTGCCGTGATCGAAATCGCCACCCGACACGCCATGCCCCGAATAGTCAAAACGGGTGACCTCAAGCCCGCGCTCGGCCCCCAGCGCGTCGAGCGCCATGGCCTTGCTGCCCGCCATGTCGGAGCGGAACCCGCCCAGCCAGAACAGGCCCGGGCCAGTGCCCTTGCGCTGCTCGATGGCGATGTCTCGGGCCGCCGATCCGGTTCCAACGGTGAGGCGGGTGGTTTGCGGGGCGGACATGGCAATGCTTTCCTAGGGAACCAGTAAGATTATTTCGTCGTTGGTGTACCCTAGAACGGGTAACGGCGTGCTATAGGTCCAGTGGGCCAGAAATTCAGCCGCTTTGCCAGTTGACTTATGGGCCCGGTAACACGATTTTATGCCCGAATTCACCGCTTGGCTTAATAACACAAGGATCATTTGCCATTCGCCGTCCAATGAGACCAGTCACGCCCCAGAAAGATGGGCCGCCCTCCAACGATGATATCACCAGCCCCGATGTCCAGCTCATCGACGCTGAAGGTGAGAACCGCGGGATCGTCAACACCCGCGAGGCGCTCACGGAAGCCCAGGATCAGGGTCTCGACCTTGTTTTGATCTCTCCCAATGCCAATCCGCCGGTCGCCAAGATGCTCGACCTCGGACGTTTCAAGTATGCCGCGCAGAAAAAAGCTGCCGAGGCTCGCAAGAAGCAGAAGGTGATTGAGGTCAAGGAAGTCCAGATGCGTCCGAACATCGATACGCATGACTACGAGACCAAGATGAAGGCCGTTCAGCGCTTTCTCGACGATGGCGACCGGGTCAAGGTGACCATGCGTTTCCGTGGCCGCGAAATGGCCCATCAGGACCTGGGCATGCAATTGCTGCTCAAGGTGCGTGAGCAGACCGAAGAGATCGCCAAGGTCGAAAGCCAGCCGCGGTCAGAAGGTCGCCAGATGGTGATGGTTCTCGCGCCCAAGTAAGGCGCTCGACCATTTCAGAATTGAAAAGGGCAGCCGCAGGGCTGCCCTTTTTGTTTGGGCGCCGCCGCCAACACACCCCCGCTTCCAAACGGATCACCTGTGGCTGGACGAAAAACCCCTGCATTGCTATCAACGCGGCATGACCGCCGCTGTTCACATCGCGACAACCGCACCAATTAGCTGCCCGACCTGATGCGTCGGGTCGGGTTCGTCCGGGTGAACACCATCGCGCTACCAGCGCCTTTCAGGGTCTGAAATCATGTCTGCCAACACAGCTGTGCTGCACCTTGTGTGCGGCAAGATCGCTGCAGGAAAATCAACGCTTGTCACGCAGCTGGGCCAATCGCCGAACACGATCATCGTGCGCGAGGATCACTGGCTTGCCCACCTCTATCCAGGCGAGTTGAACAGTCTGGCCGATTATGCCCGCAGCGCGGCGCGGCTGCGGGGCGCCATTGCCCCCCATCTGATTGACCTGCTGGGGAGTGGCGTTTCAGTCGTGCTGGATTTTCCCGCCAATACGCTCGCCAGCCGCGCCTGGATGCGTACCCTGTTCGAGGCCGCCGGCTGCGCGCATCAGCTGCACTATCTCGATGTGCCCGACGCGATCTGCAAGGCGCGCCTGCGGCACAGAAATGCCAGCGGCGAACACGAATTCACTGTCAGTGACGAGACGTTCGACCGCTTCACCAGCCATTTCGTCCCACCGTCAGCGGACGAAGGGTTCGACGTGGTGCGCCATGACTAGGGTCTCTGGCGCAGCACACGGAACTTCCAAGCTGTCAGCGCCATGCGCCAATAGTGCACCGCTGAGAGGCTGGCACCCCTCTGCGGCGCTGTACTATGCTGCCTTGCATGAGAGGTTCAGCATTTCCCTCTTGTATCGGCGGAGATCAGATAGTTGCGCTTAGGCCTATATGCTCAGCTTCAAGCCATTGCCCGGCGTGAAAGCCGCAATGCGGATGCGGCAGATGATGTTGTGCAGGAAGCCATGCTGGCGGCGGTTCTGGCTGGTCGCACCAATTTCGACGCGCATGAGACGGCGCGCTGGTTGACCGGAACAGTGCGCAACCAGGCGCGCATGGCCGCCCGCACCGCTGTACGACGACGCCGCCGCGAAACGCAGTGGCAGGCTAGCCTCACCTTATCCGATCAAGCCGACAACAGCGATATTGGCGCCTTCCTTGCCAGCCTGCCCCCTGCGCTCAAGGCCGTCGCAGCCCTGGCGCTGTCGGGCCATGCACGGCATGAAATTGCCTATCTCCTTGCCCTTTCGGACACCGCATTGCGCCAGCGTATCGTCGCCCTCAAGCGCAAGACGGTGGCGGCGGGGCTCGCCATGCCTGCGGATCTGCCTGGTCTTGGTCTCGATCTTGCCTATGGCAGCATTCGCGACGCGCTTCTGCCAAAGCTGCTGCGCCATGGCGGGGCCTTTGCCAGCCATGATCCGGACGGACATTTATTCGTGGTGCAGCGCTCACAAAACGGCAGCCCGCGGCAACAGGCAGTGCAAGTCAAACAGGAGAACCTCTCATGAGCTTCAAGCCCAAGAGCGCCAGCATCGTCTATTACGTCAGTGACATTGAACGCACCGAGACCTTCTACAACCAGACATTGGGGCTTGGTCTGGAACGGATGGAAGGGGCCGAACCCTTTTGGCTGCAAGGCAGTCTGGAAGGCGGCCTCGAGCTCATCTTTTTCCAGCAGGAGGCGGTGCGTGGCAATACGCCTGCCATCATCTTCACGGTGCCCGACGGTGGCATTGACGATGTGGTTGCCGATCTGGCGACCAACGGCGTCACCATCGTCACCCCGGTCAGCGAGGCACCGGGCGGCTGGAGCGCCGACTTTCTGGACCCTGATGGCTTTGGCATCGGCCTGTGGCAATCCGAAGAATTCCCGCGGTCGCTGAAATAAGGCAGCGCAGGGTGCACCGCGTCAGGCAGCACCCTGCTTGCCCGGCATGGGCGTCAAAACTGACAGGGGCAGCCGCAGGGCTGCCCTTTTTGTGCGGGGGCCAAACGGCGCGATGGCTGGATGCAACCTCGTTGCAGTGCAACGAATTGCGGACAAGTATGTCGGCTGCGATCCCGATCTGAGGTGTTAGATTCATGGCAGACCAACCAGTCAAAGGGCCTGCATCCTATTTCCCTTCCATCGAGAAGAAATATGGCCGCCCCATTGCCGAATGGCAGGAACTGGTGCGCCAGAAGATGCCGGCGAAACACATGGAGCTGGTTGCCATGCTGAAAAACGACCATGGCATGGGTCACGGTCATGCCAACGCTGTAGTGGCGCACACTTTGGCAACTGAGAGGGGCTGAACCACTGACGCCCTCATGATATGGTCATGCAGAGCGGCTGTTTTGGAGGTTGCATGCCAAACCCATTTCCACATGGCACGGTCCACGAGGCGCGCGAAGACCTTCAATCAGCTTTGCGATCGGATCCGGAGGTTTTCAAGCTCTGGGAAGGGCTAACACCACTCGGCCGGAATGAATTTATCTGTTGGGTCGATGACGCGAAGCAGCCAAAAACGCGCCAGCGGCGCATTCAACGAACCTGTGACGAATTGCTGGAGGGCAAGAGGCGCCCTTGCTGTTGGGCCGGCTGCATTCACCGCACCGACAAAGCACCAAGCCCATGGCAACAGGCAGTCTTGATTGATCAGAAGGTCGAAAAAACAGGTCGCAAAGGGGCCTGAGCGAACCGCTGTTATCCCTCTTTCCATGACCAGGCCCATTGTCGTCGGGCCTGCGATCGCCTGCACACATGCGGACATTTGCGGGCTAAAGCGCGAACATCACCGGGTCAACAGCGATGACAAAACTGATCCAGATGATCGCGGCAAGGCCATAAGCGCCGAACGCAAATGCGCTCGGCACCGCCTCGCCCCTCCGCCACCACAAGATCCAGCAAGGCACTGCCAGTACGGCCCACATGCCGCCGAAAATGACAATGCCGGAAAGCGCGGCCATCAAGACCTTAAACGCCATCAAAGGGACCGACCCGCCCTACCCATTTCGACCATATAACCTCATCGCGTCCGCTTTGGCGCGCTCATGCCGCAAAGCCCGGCCAGTTGAAGATCGCCCCTATTGCGCCAGTGCGGCATCCACTTCGGCTGCGAGCGGAATGGCGGGCTGGGCGCCCGGTTTGAGACAGGCGAGGCTGCCCGCTGCCGCCGCGCGGCGCAGGGCGGTGGGCAGGTCCAGCCCGGCATGCAGGCCCGCGCCCAGATAGCCGCAAAACGTGTCGCCGGCGCCCACTGTGTCGATCGGCTTGATCGGCAGGGCCGCGATATCCAGCATCTGGCCATCGGCAATGGCCTTCACCCCGGCGCCGCCCAGGGTCACGACCAGGGTCTGTTTGTGTTTGGCGTGCCAGTCGGCCATAGCGCCCTCAAGTTCGCTTTCCGGCCGACCGGTGAGCAGCGCGAATTCGGTCTCATTGGCCACCAGAATATCGGCCAAAGGCGCCAGCGCGGGCGTGTCGTCCAGAAACGGGGCTGTATTGAGCACGCTGGTGACGCCCTTTGCGCGCGCCAGCTCCAGCGCCCTTCGGGTCGCCGCCTGCGGGACTTCCTGCTGCACCAGCAGCAGATCATCCTCATCCATGCCGGCCAGCGCCTCTTCGGCATCGGCGGT encodes the following:
- a CDS encoding GNAT family N-acetyltransferase yields the protein MSAPHPAKSAPQRIVLEGRLVRLEPIERRHAADLFAVAHLPGGAERYRWLFSEAPTSVAELQNWIDSANAGPDSYVAIIDKATGRAVGQHAWMRIFPDHASIEIGGVYWGLPMARTPLATEAFYLFARHAFDDLGYRRFEWKCNNRNEPSKAAALRFGFQFEGVFRQDRIVKGESRDTAWYSIIDSEWPALRAEYERWLSPDNFDADGMQKSRLATR
- a CDS encoding ribose-phosphate diphosphokinase; protein product: MSELAVFSGSAHPELAQQICAHLGVPLQPTRLKRFSNDCLEVQLQANCREQDVFIIQPFSAPVQDNLMELLLMLDAARGASAARITAVIPYFSYARSDKKDAPRISLGGRLVADLLATAGANRVLTMALHSPQVHGFFSVPVDQLHALDELATHFQAYDLSHAVVVSPDLGNAKNAAAFAKRLGLPVAAAAKERIDDTTVRITTLIGEVRNRDVIVLDDEIASGGSILELLQHLRAHGARSVRVATTHGIFAGTSIEKLAAEADIVEIVCTSTVPIPLGKRLPKLTVLSVAPAFAEAIRRINSGESVSALFYAEPETLPATGTAG
- a CDS encoding alpha/beta hydrolase; this encodes MSAPQTTRLTVGTGSAARDIAIEQRKGTGPGLFWLGGFRSDMAGSKAMALDALGAERGLEVTRFDYSGHGVSGGDFDHGTISRWLEEAVAVYGTTNGPQIIVGSSMGGWIALLLARTLLKAGTPAHGLVLIAPAPDMTHELMMPEFTLEEHQAMQANGFVDQPSQYSEQPYRITKALIDDGEQHLLFGSVIETGCPVTILQGGQDPDVPQSHAIKLVTHLLHDPVTLTLIPDGDHRLSREADLARLKDAVLRQVKAQ
- the infC gene encoding translation initiation factor IF-3 — its product is MRRPMRPVTPQKDGPPSNDDITSPDVQLIDAEGENRGIVNTREALTEAQDQGLDLVLISPNANPPVAKMLDLGRFKYAAQKKAAEARKKQKVIEVKEVQMRPNIDTHDYETKMKAVQRFLDDGDRVKVTMRFRGREMAHQDLGMQLLLKVREQTEEIAKVESQPRSEGRQMVMVLAPK
- a CDS encoding AAA family ATPase, which gives rise to MSANTAVLHLVCGKIAAGKSTLVTQLGQSPNTIIVREDHWLAHLYPGELNSLADYARSAARLRGAIAPHLIDLLGSGVSVVLDFPANTLASRAWMRTLFEAAGCAHQLHYLDVPDAICKARLRHRNASGEHEFTVSDETFDRFTSHFVPPSADEGFDVVRHD
- a CDS encoding sigma factor, giving the protein MRLGLYAQLQAIARRESRNADAADDVVQEAMLAAVLAGRTNFDAHETARWLTGTVRNQARMAARTAVRRRRRETQWQASLTLSDQADNSDIGAFLASLPPALKAVAALALSGHARHEIAYLLALSDTALRQRIVALKRKTVAAGLAMPADLPGLGLDLAYGSIRDALLPKLLRHGGAFASHDPDGHLFVVQRSQNGSPRQQAVQVKQENLS
- a CDS encoding VOC family protein produces the protein MSFKPKSASIVYYVSDIERTETFYNQTLGLGLERMEGAEPFWLQGSLEGGLELIFFQQEAVRGNTPAIIFTVPDGGIDDVVADLATNGVTIVTPVSEAPGGWSADFLDPDGFGIGLWQSEEFPRSLK
- a CDS encoding DUF4287 domain-containing protein, with amino-acid sequence MADQPVKGPASYFPSIEKKYGRPIAEWQELVRQKMPAKHMELVAMLKNDHGMGHGHANAVVAHTLATERG
- a CDS encoding YdeI/OmpD-associated family protein translates to MPNPFPHGTVHEAREDLQSALRSDPEVFKLWEGLTPLGRNEFICWVDDAKQPKTRQRRIQRTCDELLEGKRRPCCWAGCIHRTDKAPSPWQQAVLIDQKVEKTGRKGA
- a CDS encoding ribokinase encodes the protein MITVFGSTNLDQIGTVPRLPQPGETVAGGVFSMAAGGKGANQALAARRAGAQVRHFSAVGNDSFAAPALALLEAAGVDLEAVRRADTATGIAMIFVDAAGENVIAVLPGANGTITTADAEEALAGMDEDDLLLVQQEVPQAATRRALELARAKGVTSVLNTAPFLDDTPALAPLADILVANETEFALLTGRPESELEGAMADWHAKHKQTLVVTLGGAGVKAIADGQMLDIAALPIKPIDTVGAGDTFCGYLGAGLHAGLDLPTALRRAAAAGSLACLKPGAQPAIPLAAEVDAALAQ